Proteins encoded together in one Canis lupus dingo isolate Sandy chromosome 34, ASM325472v2, whole genome shotgun sequence window:
- the SMC4 gene encoding structural maintenance of chromosomes protein 4 isoform X1 produces the protein MGWGLSSSDAVAGGECTRAALRPGGLTRPCSPPAPATMPRKGTQPSTARRGREEPPQSPDGPSSDAEPEPPPGRAGSPAPASTETPSEEIDNRSLEEILNSIPPPPPPAMANEAGAPRLMITHIVNQNFKSYAGEKILGPFHKRFSCIIGPNGSGKSNVIDSMLFVFGYRAQKIRSKKLSVLIHNSDEHKDIQSCTVEVHFQKIIDKEGDDYEVIPNSNFYVSRTAYRDNTSVYHISGKKTTFKDVGNLLRSHGIDLDHNRFLILQGEVEQIAMMKPKGQTEHDEGMLEYLEDIIGSGRLNEPIKILCRRVEILNEHRGEKLNRVKLVEKEKDALEGEKNIAIEFLTLENEIFRKKNHVCQYYIYDLQKRIAEMETQKEKIHEDTKEINEKSSILSNEMKAKNKAVKDVEKKLNKITKFIEENKQKFTQLDLEDVQVREKLKHASSKAKKLEKQLQKDKEKVEEFKSIPAKSEKIITEMTTRNSALEKEKEKEEKKLKEVMDSLKQETQGLQREKESREKELMGFSKSVNEARSKMDVAQSELDIYLSRHNTAVSQLNKAKEALIAASETLKERKAAIRDIEAKLPQSELELKEKEKELQELTQEEIKLKGLVRDLFQKVEEAKSSLAMNRSRGKVLDAIIQEKKSGRIPGIYGRLGDLGAIDEKYDVAISSCCHALDYIVVDSIDTAQDCVNFLKRQNIGVATFIGLDKMAVWANKMTKIQTPENTPRLFDLVKVKDEKIRQAFYFALRDTLVADNLDQATRVAYQKDRRWRVVTLQGQIIEQSGTMTGGGSKVMKGRMGSSVVEISEEEVNRMESQLQRDSQKALQIQEQKVQLEEAVVKLRHNEREMRNTLEKFTASIQRLSEQEEYLNIQVKELEANVLATAPDKKKQKLLEENVSVFKTEYDNVAERAGKVEAEVKRLHNTIVEINNHKLKAQQDKLDKINKQLDECASAITKAQVAIKTADRNLKKAQDSVFRTEEEIKDTEKEVKDLTAELKSVEDKAAEVYQNTTAAEESLPEIQKEHRNLLQELKIIQENEHALQKDALSIKLKLEQIDGHIAEHNSKIKYWQKEIGKISLHPIENNPLEEIAVLSPEDLEAIKNPDSITNQIALLEAQCHEMKPNLGAIAEYKKKEELYLQRVAELDKITCERDHFRQAYEDLRKQRLNEFMAGFYIITNKLKENYQMLTLGGDAELELVDSLDPFSEGIMFSVRPPKKSWKKIFNLSGGEKTLSSLALVFALHHYKPTPLYFMDEIDAALDFKNVSIVAFYIYEQTKNAQFIIISLRNNMFEISDRLIGIYKTYNITKSVAVNPKQIASKGLC, from the exons atggggtgggggctgagctcATCCGACGCGGTGGCCGGCGGGGAATGTACCCGCGCAGCCCTGCGGCCCGGCGGACTGACTCGCCCCTGCTCTCCCCCGGCCCCAGCGACCATGCCCCGAAAGGGCACCCAACCTTCCACCGCCCGGCGCGGGAGGGAAGAGCCGCCGCAGTCCCCGGACGGCCCCAGCAGCGACGCGGAGCCCGAACCCCCGCCTGGCCGCGCGGGCAGCCCGGCCCCTGCTTCCACAG AGACACCAAGTGAGGAAATTGATAATAGAAGTTTAGAAGAGATTTTGAATAGcatccctcctcccccgcctccaGCCATGGCCAATGAAGCTGGAGCTCCTCGGCTTATGATAACTCATATTGTAAACCAGAACTTCAAATCCTATGCTGGGGAAAAAATTTTGGGACCTTTTCATAAg CGCTTTTCCTGTATTATTGGGCCAAATGGCAGTGGCAAATCCAATGTTATTGATTCTATGCTTTTTGTGTTTGGCTATCGAGCAcaaaaaataagatctaaaaaactTTCGGTACTAATACACAATTCTGATGAACACAAGGATATTCAGAGTTGTACTGTAGAAGTTCATTTTCAGAAGATAATTGATAAG GAAGGGGATGATTATGAAGTCATTCCTAACAGTAACTTCTATGTATCCAGAACTGCCTACAGAGATAATACATCTGTCTATCACATAAGTGGGAAAAAGACAACATTTAAGGATGTTGGAAATCTTCTTCGAAGCCATGGGATTGACCTGGACcataatagatttttaatcttGCAG GGTGAAGTTGAACAAATCGCTATGATGAAACCAAAAGGCCAGACTGAACATGATGAGGGTATGCTTGAATATTTAGAAGATATAATTGGTTCCGGACGGCTAAATGAGCCTATTAAAATCTTGTGTCGGAGAGTTGAAATATTAAATGAACACAGAGGAGAGAAG ttaAACAGAGTAAAGCtggtggaaaaggaaaaggatgccttagaaggagagaaaaacataGCCATTGAATTTCTTACcttggaaaatgaaatatttagaaaaaagaatcatGTCTGCCAATATTACAT ttatgATCTACAAAAACGAATTGCTGAAATggaaactcagaaggaaaaaattcacGAAGATACCAAAGAAATTAATGAGAAGAGCAGTATATTgtcaaatgaaatgaaagctaAGAATAAAGCTGTAAAAGATGTAGAGAA aaaactgaataaaattacaaaatttattgaggaaaacaaacaaaaatttacacAGCTAGATTTGGAAGATGTTCAAGTTcgtgaaaaattaaaacatgcttCAAGTAAAGCCAAAAAACTGGAGAAACAActtcaaaaagataaagaaaag gttgaagaatttaaaagtatACCTGCCAAGAGTGAAAAGATCATAACTGAGATGACAACTCGAAACAGTGCccttgagaaggaaaaagagaaagaagaaaaaaagttaaaagaagtcATGGATAGCCTTAAACAGGAAACACAAGGgcttcagagagaaaaagaa AGTCGAGAGAAAGAACTTATGGGTTTTAGCAAATCGGTGAATGAAGCACGTTCAAAGATGGATGTAGCCCAATCAGAACTTGATATCTATCTCAGTCGTCATAATACTGCAGTGTCTCAATTAAATAAGGCCAAGGAAGCTCTAATTGCAGCTTCTGAGACTCTCAAAGAAAGGAAAGCTGCAATCAGAGATATAGAGGCAAAACTCCCTCAATCTGAGCTGGAATTAAAAGAG aaagaaaaagaacttcaagaacttacacaagaagaaataaaattaaaaggtttgGTTCGTGATCTTTTCCAAAAAGTTGAAGAAGCAAAGAGCTCCTTAGCAATGAATCGAAGTAGAGGGAAAGTCCTTGATgcaataattcaagaaaaaaaatctggcaggATTCCAGGAATATATGGCAGATTG GGGGATTTAGGAGCAATTGATGAAAAATACGATGTTGCTATTTCATCCTGTTGTCATGCATTAGACTACATTGTTGTTGACTCTATTGATACAGCCCAAGATTGTGTGAACTtccttaaaagacaaaatattggAGTTGCAACCTTCATAGGTTTGGATAAG ATGGCAGTATGGGCgaataaaatgaccaaaattcAAACTCCTGAAAATACTCCTCGGCTATTTGATTTAGTaaaagtaaaagatgaaaaaattcgcCAAGCTTTTTACTTTGCTTTACGGGATACATTAGTTGCTGATAACTTAGATCAAGCCACAAGAGTAGCATATCAAAAAGATAGAAGATGGAGAGTGGTGACATTACAAGGGCAAATCATAGAACAGTCAg GTACAATGACTGGTGGTGGAAGCAAAGTAATGAAAGGAAGGATGGGTTCATCAGTTGTTGAAATCTCAGAAGAAGAG GTAAATAGAATGGAATCACAGTTGCAGAGAGACTCTCAAAAAGCACTGCAAATCCAGGAACAGAAAGTACAACTGGAAGAAGCAGTAGTTAAGTTAAGGCATAATGAACGAGAAATGAGGAATACGTTGGAAAAGTTTACTGCAAGCATCCAG CGTTTATCAGAGCAAGAAGAATATTTGAACATCCAAGTTAAGGAACTTGAAGCTAATGTACTTGCTACAGCCCCTgacaaaaaaaagcagaaattactAGAAGAAAATGTTAGTGTTTTCAAAACAG aatatgaCAATGTGGCTGAGAGAGCTGGTAAAGTAGAAGCTGAGGTTAAAAGATTACACAATACCATCGTAGAAATCAATAACCATAAACTGAAGGCCCAACAAGACAAacttgataaaataaataagcaattagATGAATGTGCTTCTGCTATTACTAAAGCCCAAGTAGCAATCAAGACTGCTGACAG aaatcttaaaaaagctcAAGACTCAGTCTTCCgcacagaggaagaaataaaagacactgagaaagaagtaaaggatTTAACAGCAGAACTAAAAAGTGTTGAGGACAAAGCAGCAGAGGTCTATCAGAATACAACTGCCGCAGAG GAGTCCTTACCAGAGATCCAGAAAGAACATCGTAATCTActtcaagaattaaaaataattcaagaaaatgaaCATGCTCTTCAAAAAGATGCACTTAGTATTAAGTTGAAACTTGAACAAATAGATGGTCACATTGCTGAACATAATTCTAAGATAAAATATTGGCAAAAAGAG ATTGGAAAAATATCCCTGCATCCCATAGAAAATAATCCTCTTGAAGAGATTGCAGTCCTAAGCCCAGAGGATCTTGAAGCAATCAAAAATCCAGATTCTATAACAAATCAAATTGCACTTTTAGAAGCCCAGTGTCATGAAATGAAACCAAACCTTGGTGCCATTGCAGAGTATAAAAAGAAG GAAGAATTATACTTACAGCGAGTAGCAGAACTGGACAAAATTACTTGTGAAAGAGATCATTTTAGACAGGCATATGAAGATCTTCGGAAACAAAGGCTTAATGAATTCATGGCAGGTTTttatataataacaaataaacTAAAGGAAAACTACCAAATGCTAACTCTGGGAGGTGATGCTGAACTGGAACTTGTAGACAGCTTGGATCCTTTCTCTGAAGGAATCATGTTCAG TGTTCGACCACCTAAGAAAAGTTGGAAGAAGATCTTCAATCTTTCAGGAGGAGAGAAAACACTTAGTTCATTGGCTTTAGTATTTGCTCTTCACCACTACAAACCCACTCCTCTGTACTTCATGGATGAGATCGATGCAgcccttgattttaaaaatgtgtccattgttgcattttatatatat gaacaaacaaaaaatgcccAGTTCATAATAATTTCTCTTCGAAATAATATGTTTGAGATTTCAGACAGACTTATTGGAATATACAAGACATACAATATAACAAAAAGTGTTGCAGTAAATCCAAAACAAATTGCATCTAAAGGACTTTGTTGA
- the SMC4 gene encoding structural maintenance of chromosomes protein 4 isoform X2, with amino-acid sequence MPRKGTQPSTARRGREEPPQSPDGPSSDAEPEPPPGRAGSPAPASTETPSEEIDNRSLEEILNSIPPPPPPAMANEAGAPRLMITHIVNQNFKSYAGEKILGPFHKRFSCIIGPNGSGKSNVIDSMLFVFGYRAQKIRSKKLSVLIHNSDEHKDIQSCTVEVHFQKIIDKEGDDYEVIPNSNFYVSRTAYRDNTSVYHISGKKTTFKDVGNLLRSHGIDLDHNRFLILQGEVEQIAMMKPKGQTEHDEGMLEYLEDIIGSGRLNEPIKILCRRVEILNEHRGEKLNRVKLVEKEKDALEGEKNIAIEFLTLENEIFRKKNHVCQYYIYDLQKRIAEMETQKEKIHEDTKEINEKSSILSNEMKAKNKAVKDVEKKLNKITKFIEENKQKFTQLDLEDVQVREKLKHASSKAKKLEKQLQKDKEKVEEFKSIPAKSEKIITEMTTRNSALEKEKEKEEKKLKEVMDSLKQETQGLQREKESREKELMGFSKSVNEARSKMDVAQSELDIYLSRHNTAVSQLNKAKEALIAASETLKERKAAIRDIEAKLPQSELELKEKEKELQELTQEEIKLKGLVRDLFQKVEEAKSSLAMNRSRGKVLDAIIQEKKSGRIPGIYGRLGDLGAIDEKYDVAISSCCHALDYIVVDSIDTAQDCVNFLKRQNIGVATFIGLDKMAVWANKMTKIQTPENTPRLFDLVKVKDEKIRQAFYFALRDTLVADNLDQATRVAYQKDRRWRVVTLQGQIIEQSGTMTGGGSKVMKGRMGSSVVEISEEEVNRMESQLQRDSQKALQIQEQKVQLEEAVVKLRHNEREMRNTLEKFTASIQRLSEQEEYLNIQVKELEANVLATAPDKKKQKLLEENVSVFKTEYDNVAERAGKVEAEVKRLHNTIVEINNHKLKAQQDKLDKINKQLDECASAITKAQVAIKTADRNLKKAQDSVFRTEEEIKDTEKEVKDLTAELKSVEDKAAEVYQNTTAAEESLPEIQKEHRNLLQELKIIQENEHALQKDALSIKLKLEQIDGHIAEHNSKIKYWQKEIGKISLHPIENNPLEEIAVLSPEDLEAIKNPDSITNQIALLEAQCHEMKPNLGAIAEYKKKEELYLQRVAELDKITCERDHFRQAYEDLRKQRLNEFMAGFYIITNKLKENYQMLTLGGDAELELVDSLDPFSEGIMFSVRPPKKSWKKIFNLSGGEKTLSSLALVFALHHYKPTPLYFMDEIDAALDFKNVSIVAFYIYEQTKNAQFIIISLRNNMFEISDRLIGIYKTYNITKSVAVNPKQIASKGLC; translated from the exons ATGCCCCGAAAGGGCACCCAACCTTCCACCGCCCGGCGCGGGAGGGAAGAGCCGCCGCAGTCCCCGGACGGCCCCAGCAGCGACGCGGAGCCCGAACCCCCGCCTGGCCGCGCGGGCAGCCCGGCCCCTGCTTCCACAG AGACACCAAGTGAGGAAATTGATAATAGAAGTTTAGAAGAGATTTTGAATAGcatccctcctcccccgcctccaGCCATGGCCAATGAAGCTGGAGCTCCTCGGCTTATGATAACTCATATTGTAAACCAGAACTTCAAATCCTATGCTGGGGAAAAAATTTTGGGACCTTTTCATAAg CGCTTTTCCTGTATTATTGGGCCAAATGGCAGTGGCAAATCCAATGTTATTGATTCTATGCTTTTTGTGTTTGGCTATCGAGCAcaaaaaataagatctaaaaaactTTCGGTACTAATACACAATTCTGATGAACACAAGGATATTCAGAGTTGTACTGTAGAAGTTCATTTTCAGAAGATAATTGATAAG GAAGGGGATGATTATGAAGTCATTCCTAACAGTAACTTCTATGTATCCAGAACTGCCTACAGAGATAATACATCTGTCTATCACATAAGTGGGAAAAAGACAACATTTAAGGATGTTGGAAATCTTCTTCGAAGCCATGGGATTGACCTGGACcataatagatttttaatcttGCAG GGTGAAGTTGAACAAATCGCTATGATGAAACCAAAAGGCCAGACTGAACATGATGAGGGTATGCTTGAATATTTAGAAGATATAATTGGTTCCGGACGGCTAAATGAGCCTATTAAAATCTTGTGTCGGAGAGTTGAAATATTAAATGAACACAGAGGAGAGAAG ttaAACAGAGTAAAGCtggtggaaaaggaaaaggatgccttagaaggagagaaaaacataGCCATTGAATTTCTTACcttggaaaatgaaatatttagaaaaaagaatcatGTCTGCCAATATTACAT ttatgATCTACAAAAACGAATTGCTGAAATggaaactcagaaggaaaaaattcacGAAGATACCAAAGAAATTAATGAGAAGAGCAGTATATTgtcaaatgaaatgaaagctaAGAATAAAGCTGTAAAAGATGTAGAGAA aaaactgaataaaattacaaaatttattgaggaaaacaaacaaaaatttacacAGCTAGATTTGGAAGATGTTCAAGTTcgtgaaaaattaaaacatgcttCAAGTAAAGCCAAAAAACTGGAGAAACAActtcaaaaagataaagaaaag gttgaagaatttaaaagtatACCTGCCAAGAGTGAAAAGATCATAACTGAGATGACAACTCGAAACAGTGCccttgagaaggaaaaagagaaagaagaaaaaaagttaaaagaagtcATGGATAGCCTTAAACAGGAAACACAAGGgcttcagagagaaaaagaa AGTCGAGAGAAAGAACTTATGGGTTTTAGCAAATCGGTGAATGAAGCACGTTCAAAGATGGATGTAGCCCAATCAGAACTTGATATCTATCTCAGTCGTCATAATACTGCAGTGTCTCAATTAAATAAGGCCAAGGAAGCTCTAATTGCAGCTTCTGAGACTCTCAAAGAAAGGAAAGCTGCAATCAGAGATATAGAGGCAAAACTCCCTCAATCTGAGCTGGAATTAAAAGAG aaagaaaaagaacttcaagaacttacacaagaagaaataaaattaaaaggtttgGTTCGTGATCTTTTCCAAAAAGTTGAAGAAGCAAAGAGCTCCTTAGCAATGAATCGAAGTAGAGGGAAAGTCCTTGATgcaataattcaagaaaaaaaatctggcaggATTCCAGGAATATATGGCAGATTG GGGGATTTAGGAGCAATTGATGAAAAATACGATGTTGCTATTTCATCCTGTTGTCATGCATTAGACTACATTGTTGTTGACTCTATTGATACAGCCCAAGATTGTGTGAACTtccttaaaagacaaaatattggAGTTGCAACCTTCATAGGTTTGGATAAG ATGGCAGTATGGGCgaataaaatgaccaaaattcAAACTCCTGAAAATACTCCTCGGCTATTTGATTTAGTaaaagtaaaagatgaaaaaattcgcCAAGCTTTTTACTTTGCTTTACGGGATACATTAGTTGCTGATAACTTAGATCAAGCCACAAGAGTAGCATATCAAAAAGATAGAAGATGGAGAGTGGTGACATTACAAGGGCAAATCATAGAACAGTCAg GTACAATGACTGGTGGTGGAAGCAAAGTAATGAAAGGAAGGATGGGTTCATCAGTTGTTGAAATCTCAGAAGAAGAG GTAAATAGAATGGAATCACAGTTGCAGAGAGACTCTCAAAAAGCACTGCAAATCCAGGAACAGAAAGTACAACTGGAAGAAGCAGTAGTTAAGTTAAGGCATAATGAACGAGAAATGAGGAATACGTTGGAAAAGTTTACTGCAAGCATCCAG CGTTTATCAGAGCAAGAAGAATATTTGAACATCCAAGTTAAGGAACTTGAAGCTAATGTACTTGCTACAGCCCCTgacaaaaaaaagcagaaattactAGAAGAAAATGTTAGTGTTTTCAAAACAG aatatgaCAATGTGGCTGAGAGAGCTGGTAAAGTAGAAGCTGAGGTTAAAAGATTACACAATACCATCGTAGAAATCAATAACCATAAACTGAAGGCCCAACAAGACAAacttgataaaataaataagcaattagATGAATGTGCTTCTGCTATTACTAAAGCCCAAGTAGCAATCAAGACTGCTGACAG aaatcttaaaaaagctcAAGACTCAGTCTTCCgcacagaggaagaaataaaagacactgagaaagaagtaaaggatTTAACAGCAGAACTAAAAAGTGTTGAGGACAAAGCAGCAGAGGTCTATCAGAATACAACTGCCGCAGAG GAGTCCTTACCAGAGATCCAGAAAGAACATCGTAATCTActtcaagaattaaaaataattcaagaaaatgaaCATGCTCTTCAAAAAGATGCACTTAGTATTAAGTTGAAACTTGAACAAATAGATGGTCACATTGCTGAACATAATTCTAAGATAAAATATTGGCAAAAAGAG ATTGGAAAAATATCCCTGCATCCCATAGAAAATAATCCTCTTGAAGAGATTGCAGTCCTAAGCCCAGAGGATCTTGAAGCAATCAAAAATCCAGATTCTATAACAAATCAAATTGCACTTTTAGAAGCCCAGTGTCATGAAATGAAACCAAACCTTGGTGCCATTGCAGAGTATAAAAAGAAG GAAGAATTATACTTACAGCGAGTAGCAGAACTGGACAAAATTACTTGTGAAAGAGATCATTTTAGACAGGCATATGAAGATCTTCGGAAACAAAGGCTTAATGAATTCATGGCAGGTTTttatataataacaaataaacTAAAGGAAAACTACCAAATGCTAACTCTGGGAGGTGATGCTGAACTGGAACTTGTAGACAGCTTGGATCCTTTCTCTGAAGGAATCATGTTCAG TGTTCGACCACCTAAGAAAAGTTGGAAGAAGATCTTCAATCTTTCAGGAGGAGAGAAAACACTTAGTTCATTGGCTTTAGTATTTGCTCTTCACCACTACAAACCCACTCCTCTGTACTTCATGGATGAGATCGATGCAgcccttgattttaaaaatgtgtccattgttgcattttatatatat gaacaaacaaaaaatgcccAGTTCATAATAATTTCTCTTCGAAATAATATGTTTGAGATTTCAGACAGACTTATTGGAATATACAAGACATACAATATAACAAAAAGTGTTGCAGTAAATCCAAAACAAATTGCATCTAAAGGACTTTGTTGA